DNA from Cydia pomonella isolate Wapato2018A chromosome 14, ilCydPomo1, whole genome shotgun sequence:
cgcgtagaaacggcagggattaatccgaaaaTTCCTCACAAATAATAAAAGTGATACCGATATCCGGATATCAATTATATCACGCCGGTATACTCCATACGTGAGCTTACTCGAAGGTGTCTGGAAGCTAATCCGTGTAATACATCGCTAACGCTTGTTAAAACAGCAGCCATCTCTAATCCCCCCCGTACCTGATCCCTCACGGAACtcggaggccaattcaaacaaacattttaacatCAAAACGACCTTTAAATGATGTCACTCGCGTTCGCTCGTACTTACCGTACATtcattggcgcgagcgagacgcacgggtgACTGacatttagatttcattttgatATCACAATGTAAGTTACAGTTGGCCTCTCGAAGTGCACAACAAATTAACTCTACTATCTCGTATCTAACCTGTGGTATTGGAAACACAACCTAGCTCTGTTGGGTTAAGGTTGGAAGTTGAACTGGACTGTGAAAATGAGAGAGTAATTTATAATCTGTGCTAATAAGTTAGCTTACAATCTTGCAGCGTAATGgatcaaataattaattaggcTCTTTCGTATCAGACCCGACAAATAGATTTGATTTGTGATTTATTAATAATGACATATATAACCACAAAATTGGCggacttatattattatacagacttaaaatacatatcggcggccgatcgtaatatccgccagatcatgaaattcccAGGCATATCGTAAAATGTGAAAATCATTGTCTCGTTACTTGAGTCGACGAAGCCCCGATACGCGGGGCTCCTATAGCGGGGCcctagtaagtaagtaagtaaatattatttattgtaccaacaattatacattttcatacatgtaaaactacaaatgaatttctATTTcatctagtgtaaattttttcTGGACaatttgcccttcgggcatcagaagcaacctaacgaattTATCCTacctaatttttaatttaatggaCTTTACGATCGAGCGAATTTTACGATCGGCAGCCGACATACACTTTACGAGATTTAGGAGTtctaaaaaggaaataattgaaataagatgTCCAGGTCATCTGAATGTAATGATGATGAAAGAAATGCCCCCTAAAACTCCGCCACAAATTATTGTGTCGCCACACATTCTAACTACAAAGTTTATGCAAACCCGACCAAATTAATTGTTTGTTGCAAAttggttgtttttttattttgtcgcatTTCGTAAGTTCTGtgcctcacgggcgcacgcacACATCCatacgatcctaccatctatgaagGTAATAGTCCCGAACACGACTTGTATACGGAAGACATAAAGGTACCTAGCATCATTTTGGGAGGTGGTTACTGTGTTAACGCTGAGGGCTACTTTATCGAACAAGGGCTGTGGCAGCGACTGGAGATGATTAGCGAAAAGTGGGGGAAATCACGGGTATATTGCATTACAGGACATAGTACTAAATATATCTGTAACGGTATAGCACCCCTGGAGTTTACACCTAATAAAAGATCAATTAACATGAAAAAACCTGAATAGCTAAATTAAGATCTCATTACATATTCTGTCACACATACATATGCATGTAATTTATACTTATAGtgataagtttttattaatatttgtttacatataggaaactataggtctataactagaaaaatgttactttatatacttatctgttttgtaagactgtttgtttcttaataaataataaaatataaaaaaatgcaatttttcttTGTAGACGGTGGTTCATTCTGTTGAATTGGTTTGATTTGGGAGTTTTAAACATTATATCGCACTAGATAAGATGAGTATGGACAATTCAGACAGTGATGACTTTTCTTCTGAGCGATAGAGCTGATGGAAAGATCACTAACAACACATGTTATCATATTAATAACAGTGTACGAACGACCTGAGCAAAGAATTTGTAGAATTTGTAGAACGTACAAATGTTTTGATAGAATATAGGCTCTAGTATTCTTAACCTTAGTATATAGTTTCCTTTAAATGATATAGTTAATAAGGTACTATTGTATTAGGGTTAACCTGTAAGGATAGTTGCTATTaagtgacaataaataaataaataaacttcagGGACAGAAGattcaaatttagtttttccgtttgtgtaggtatatatgaCGCAAAACTGTCCTTAAATCCACAGTTCGTGGCAGCTACGTGGGTTCCGTCCACGGACGCTACAACAAAAAGCACGCGCGCAAATGTCACCTCGTTGGACCCGGGCCGGGCTGGACCCCAATAAATTACCATGTGCACTTAATAACCGGGCTTTATGAGTCCTCTTGATCCGGTACACGGTTTGAAATTACTCTAGTATTTAACTTTCCGGGACAAAAGACACAAAGTGAGATTTAATGTTCATGTCCTTATTTCCAagttagtgtccgaccgaaactaGATTTTTATTGCCAAAACAGAAACTAAAAGTTTGGTTTCGCTCTAGTTTCGGTCGAAACGGAACCTTAGccgaaatataatttttatgccGAAATCGAAACTTCCGCCGAACACTAATCCACGTCCGTGACACCTCCGCGAAGTTCGTCCACGGGCGCGCCAATAAAAAGCACGCGCGCACTTGTCACCTCGTCGGACCCGGGTCGGGCCCGGACCCCAATAAATTACCATGTGCACTCAATAACCGAGCTTTATGAGTCCTCTTGATCCGGTACACGGTGTTGCGAACTTGTGCTGATTTTGTGAAATTGTAGCAAATTGTATTTGCTAAAATTTGCTTGCTTTTTTGAGAACTTATGTAGCtggcttttcatttattttatacaattttgatttaaaaaaaataggttgaAGTTTAATGGAACACATTTCTTTAACAGCATCAAGGATTGGAGTTTACTCGCAAAGGGCAGGTAATCAACCACATCTGGAGGCAGTAAGCCCGACAAATGGTTCCGCGAAACAATTCACTCACGGAGATCGATGTCCGGATCACGCGGATCAATCCTGCTGCCGAAGAAACTCGATCCGTTTCGTAAGCGACAAGTTAACCCTGCTACTTAGAAGGGTGGAGGGCAGGGATCGGAAGcggtttttttgcaaaaacttcgaaatacttaaccatatatttcggtttattagGGTtttgtacccaaagggtaaaacgggaccctattactaagagtTCGCTGTCCTTCCGTCCGTCCGCATGTCCGTCTGTTAGTTAGACAGTCGAAATTtacacagatgatgtatttctgctgcctctataacaacaaatactaaaaagtacggaaccctctgtgagcgagtccgactcgcacttgtccaatttattttatacatcaaactcagttgtgtttttagataacgacttcgtagtATTAGAATGCCCaattcgattttattttattttataagaaagtaattaacaaagaacgaaaaaataccgttttcatTCCCATACAAAAGATATTGGTTTCCGGTGGAGAGGCAGTTGCGAGTTATTATTGACGAAAACGGCACTTAATCACGTATAATTAAGTATGGCTAACGGTAGAACTGTCCGAGTTTCCATGCCACCAGTCACCTGTTATAGAAAACAAAGTGCAGGAAGCCTCggctcagggggcctaccgcgaaaatcgaagttcgtcaattgcgggcatttttctttgtcactctaatttggtcctagtgagagtaaaagatcCCCgctatttgcgaatttcggttttcgcggtaggcccttagaCTCGGACCGTTTTAGCGTGAGTCATCTTTATAATTACCCCTCCGGTCCCCGTGGTCTCGAAATTTAAGTCTAACTAAGTTAGTCGACATATTCGAATATTAGATTATTCAAATTGCAGCCCTATTCAAAATTATCGCTGATGTTTCACGGTACCCATCAGAATACCACATTCTATCGCACTCATTGCGCGGAGCCTCCATCCATCTCGGACGCGGCAATAAGTTACGTACACTCCATCCACGGAATGAGGGCGGACGCGAATCGCTTTATTTATGCACGTGCCCTTAGCGGGGATCACCTTGCGGGCGAAACTGATTGAATTCACTGCGCGGCTAGGTGATGAGCGGAGCGGGGAGCGGACGGGTCTACACGGAAAGTtaagaaaagtaaaaattttACTAATAATGCAAGGTACCTTGTAAGTGGTAATACTCGACGGTATGGATATAGcttaactacttataaaatcTCTGGCAAAAGGAAGAGTGGATTCTTTACATTCAATACAATAACGTTGTTCCATTACTTTTATCGAGGCAAAGCATGATGAAAATGGACCTATAAAACTTATTATTGACAATGTtgcttatcttatacctttaaacgagcaattcttatataacgatttcgatgaaacttatgtttaaagaactttattttttctcaaaataaattttacatttcactttATGAGAATATTGTATACTAAAACAAATGCTATAAGGGGGTTTCCGGGGGCGAAAAATAGATCTAGcgaggtcttatctctgggaaaacgcggatttttgagtttttatatgttttccgagcaaagcatTAGGTACTCTAACGAAATATCATTGAACAAATGAAAAGTTGCATATTGGTTTCAAACCAACCAGGTTAAGTATTCAGACGATCTGTCTTTGCCGAATACTGACTTTGTATAACTTCATTGGTGTGAGGCCGGTGCCAAACGGCGTAAAATTGCTGAACACATTATCTAATAAGGGTTTTGGCGCGGCCTTTTGATGTTTTTACGTTTGAGGCATATTGGGTCGATGACGCTCCTAACCGATGACACAGGAAAGGAAAATGCatttgtagcgaaaagcgcctacgaaaAGAAAATCCGCCTGGGTAGCTGGCTgtaaatgtgttaaaatattcCGCTGCCCCTGTCACTAAGTTAGCCCCCGTGCCAGTGTTCGTACATTATTCACCCATCCGAGAAGCACTTTTATTTGTCCCTCATTGTACTCCTCATTCCGGCCGCGTTACCGTCTAActcatattacgtgatcttttatTCAGCCCACAGCTTCTTTACGGTCACTTATGCCTTTATAGTTGCATTAATATTGGATGTAACCTTAGTAAACGTAAGTCCTAAAAATAAAGGCCGAAGGCTTAACCAACTGACAATCGTTTATAGGAAATGTCAATCGAAACTTGTAGGGGATAGTCCGTGTAGCCAACTTGCCAATCgtcaacgctccgtagcgtagtcatctctctctatcactcttccatatcagtgtgacagtgacagttgcctTTAATTCTCTACGGGGCTTTAACGaatggcatgttggctacacgGGCTGATGACGTGACTTCGTCGTATCTTTCAACCaaatacatttttacaagcttttatttaacttgcctttTGTTAGTTGGATTTGAAGTAAAATTGGACCCACCTCCCGATTTCCGCTTGAgttcaaaatttgcatacttAAGTAAATCGGGTGCAATATAATGGttccatcgagctgatctgatgatggtcataggaactctgtgacgTAACAAAGCAACCTGcctgtttggggtttttagagttgttgcctgtggtaagaaaggTACAGTCTGTGATAAATGCTTGTACCAAAATGAAATTTGTACAAAAACTGATTAGTTTTGCGACTAATGTCTGTCGATTTTTGACAAGGTttgaaaacaaaagttagtatACTTaaatcagagcccctagtgtaaatttattcgatagcaaaacgtgacgtacgagtttgcgttaagtgtcattttgtatgggattttgagttaccAAAACGTCTCGCttagcgcgctgtttctaaatcccatacaaaataagacttaacgcaaacgcgtacgtcacgcttcactatcgaataaatttacactaggggtactgattcaGCTGTCAACTTCGATAAAGtctttttttcttagactttatacTTCTACTTCACCTGCTTAAGTTATGAAAGAGAAATAAAATCCTAATAACACTATAGACCTAGGTTTCATCTCTTCACTGGCCGGAGCGATCAAATCGGCGCCAGGATTTGGTCGGCGCGCGACTCCTACAACTCGCAATTTTCCCCTCCAGGGTTTCGACACGATACAAACATGTATGCAGTACTCTGTGAAAACTTTTTGACGGTCAAGTTTACCTTTCCTATAGatctacaatatataaaattgccGTTCTAATATGAAAAGACATCGATGATGTGAAAAGTGATTAATTAAGAAATAATGTGACTGCCTAAATTATGTgctttttacaagcttgtatttaacttgccctgttagtatgtatgtatgttagttagttaattagtgtgggtcaaatcttgaaaggtAGATTTGATCCACTACccgatttccaattgagctgaaatttttcaTGAATGCCCTCCGAgcttaggatgctgttgggttTGCCGCGCTACTGTAATGCGTCAGCCATGTTCGCAGAGGCGCGCACGGATGGCTTTCACGCCATTATGCGCAAACGGGTTCGTCTCTATGGACGCAGGGCGCGGACCAGCTCCAAAAGCGTCCTCAACGCATTGGCAAATCGATTAGACTGTCCACTCACCATAGTGCTTATCAACACCTATACATGTCAGGTCCCGGATTGCAGAACATAACTTAAGTTAATATTTGATAGGTAATTTCAAAATTCACTTTCATCAGGACATGTTTTAAGCATTTTTatctgaaataaacgtattCGTTGGTTGATTGATtcatatgtaaattggatgacaatgcaattttatgataatatagatggagctgatttgatgatggggactctgtaataaaacaatgcaaactattttttttagaatagtCACGATGATGAGTTGCGTGTGGAGAGAAAAGTACAGTGAGCTTgtagcttgtaccaaaaatgaaacttttaccaaaaacttatgtACCCACTTACCGGATctcttgaatttttttaaaagaaCAATATGTAACTGTCTGTTTTGTGTAAGTACGTATTtttgaatgttttatttatatatttatgttatgtatgttCAATTATTATTGTACTCCGAGGCCTTATTATGATGGAGCAATGTACTggctatatatacatatactgtGAGCTTAGGCGCTTAAGCTGAAACCTTATAAAACTGCACTCGGTGAAACGCCCAACTTTTCCACTACTGCCAGGAATTTAACTCAAATTTTGCAGTTGTTTAATACTAGTGACtcccatgactccgccattttgaacaatTTTCTAAAACAATCTGTATAATTATCGAACCAGCTCACAAACACTCGCGAACAACACCCCTGTAGAGAGACCGAAGAACAGCCGCACATGGACATACCAAAACAATTTCTACCAAGCAGTATATGAGACCTTTGCTCTCGcttggtttctatgtatttaatgaaagctactgcaattggtctcaatattataaaacaatgtttttttttgatgtatggcgccattaattttcagactaacaaatatcaatgaaaaattaaacttcgcAGCTGTTAataactgatggtaaatacttgtttcatAGGATTTGTGTATACCATCCCATCACTGGTGCCAGTAGTCCCATCATAGGGGCGTTTACTATACAGGTCTTATCTAAAAACTAGGACATTACAGAGTAATTACCGGTAAATCATTTAGCAcagtatattttcttataaacatTTGGGGGTGTAAAACTGGCGTTATTAatttcaacaaaaataaatatgctagtggctctgtgagctgtagacctcgagATAAggttaaataatgtataaataaataaataaaccggaccagtgcgagtcgaactcgcccaccgcgggttccgtactttttagtatttgttgttatagcggcaacagaaatatatcatctctgaaaatttaaactgtctagctatgacggttcatgagatacagcctggtgacagacggacggagtcttagtaatgattcctgttttaccctttgggtacggaaccctaaaaatatttcacAGCGAACTTATTACTTATTACCATGGCCGTAAGCGTCATAGTACTGgtgcttaagtcctttatgtcAATTTCCtccattttgaatattttctaacaaaacgaaacaacaaaaaaattctatgtaactactgaacctgcatacaaaatttcacgagaatcggttgaggaCTATTGCGCCCTGTATACGAAAACatctggacatacgaaagcagtaTTGTGGAGTCAAAACGGGAGACCTTCGGTAATGCTTCGGTCAATTAGATAACATTACGATTATCAGTATGTAGAAGATACCTTCTACGAGTAGCTTGCGTTATGTTTTTGTGGgttgataattttgattttcaaTATATCTAGTATCAATTTAACCcaaatttaaacttatatttatatataaaaaaattgtttaggtTTAAACTTTAATCGTTATTAATAGAGTTGACTATTATAAATGCCATGTTACGAACCAGTGTGTTTAGCACACCACTTATCTAAAGACATAGACATCAGAATTTAGACATCAGACAGAGagtcataaataaaacaaaaacaaaagcaataaaattatgacCCGCGTTACCCTTGCGATGGAATCAGCCAGTCAGCTAAAAATATTTGGATATCTACCTAGATAATATCTATCTAGGTAAATTCCCGGATATTTCCATATTATTCCTAACTCTCTGTCCCAGTAAATGCCatttctaaatttaattaattgccAATAGAGGTGACAACAGGGTGTCATCTATTGGGCAGTAGCATTTACCTTATCTATTCGTGAGGCGCCCTTCAattattacgtaagacgatttttgccagtttttgaccccctcccctccctatgtaagaaaaaataagaatggGCCGACCCCCTCCGACATTaaattcgatagcgaaacgtgacgtacgcgtttgcgttaagtgtcattttgtatgggattttgagtttctaaaacgtccccttggcgcgctgtttctaaaaaaaatacactaggggtacagaaacaACCTAGGTTTTCACATTTAAAAACGCCTATTGAAACACTGAATATAAATCGTCTTGAATTGTCACTAAATGCATCTTTAGCTCGTAATTAATCATTATTCTTGTCAGTACCTGTAACGAAGATTGTTTAATTTGACTTAACAAAATCCAACACAAATACTAGTCTTTTATTGTTTGAAATGacataaagttttaaatggCTGCTGTCCCCAATCCGCACCCGTGACGTCAAGTTCCCCACTAGCTTTCGGAACACGACGTTTTGAGTGTAAGCCGCTTACACTACCTTATCAAGCCAGAAAGACGTATCTGCGACACAAAGCATTTTGAAATAGACAGGATATGTTATGATACTTAAAGACCTTAAAGTtcaatataaattgaaaatactTTACCTTCACTACTTCGTAATGTCGCAGTTCGCactttttctttttactttaatcatttacatatttatatcatttttatttaaaatatacaacgtgtctctactctctggacTGGACAATGGATATTGACCGAGATCTCGAGAAGAGTTCTCAGGAATGTTGTACAGTCTCATTACTGTACATGCTTACGTTGCGATAAACTATAGCGTAAGCCCTACGTGATGCATACGTCATGTGACAttaagaaaatagaaaatagattaATTAACGCACAATAGAAATGTCAAGGGTATGAATCAtctaagaaattataattatatttaatattgttaaatgtcACCTAAATGCCATGCACGTAGACAGCCACTATATAAACCCTGGTTTTCCTCAATAAATCGTTCAGTAACCATCCAACCTTCAGTGTATTATTCTACCTCCGCCACCAGCGCTACCAGTCGCATCAAGCAAGTGTAAGGGCTAACGGCCCCTACATTTTATGGTCCTTCGAACCTCTCCGGGTCCTTCGCTGCTCACAAAAGGTATTTAGTGTTTTGTTGCTTACTACGATAGTGAATCGGTTTACTGGCCTCCCACAAGCGGGTCTCACCAGTAAATTGAGAAGGCACATATATCGTGCTAAAAGCACTGATTGCCTGTGAGCTGTGAACACGGACATCGGGCTGAACCAGAGGTAATACTCCACCCACGCTGCGCTCCGGAACCTACAACTACAACAGACGGGGTGCAAGCTCAATCACATCGATCAAACTCGTCAGCTCACTCATACTCGGTAAACTACTGAGAACATCAGCTTAACAATTGGCTATCCTATCGCCTGTCACGGTAACAAGAAACCCGGCGGTGATTGGACATAACAACTAACTTCAAGCGACAGCTTAGCCTTCAACTCATCATGAGCAAACTCCTGCAGCAACAAGCCTGCTTTGAAAGCATCAAGTCCCTGTGCGCCAACTACAAGAAAGACTCAGCGGACAGGAAAACTCGCGACTATTTAAACAAACGGCTGGCCAATCTCGACGCCTTATGGGATAAGTTCGAAAGCCAACATGAGGTCCTCGAGACAGAAATCGAGGACAAAAACATCACCTACTTTCAAGAAGACATccacacaaaaacaaaaaacatgtaCGACGTTACTAAGGCGGATATGCTAAACTTGATTCACAAGCTAACTGAAGCGAACAGTTCAGTACAATTCGACCTTACAGAGCGTCTGGAAGGAACGGAAACCGGAACCAGTAACGTCATTCAACTGTTAAGCAAACAAGAATGCAACTTCAAGGCAATCGACCGAGCGATGTCAAAAATTGCCATTGCCCCTAACAATGAAAAATGGGAATTAGAAGATAATCTTAATATCCTAAAATCAAAATGGACGGACATAGACAAACAACACTGGGAGATAGATGGCTTACTCAAAGGCGCTCATGAAACTTACTACAATATATTCACCGACATAGAAAACAGGTACGATTCCATGCGAAAGGATCTCAACAGCAAGATATGGACAACGTCACATTATCAAAAATCGGCCCCTACATTTTATACCCACCGAACACTACCAAACCGAAACCGAATGCTTAAGTGGACTAACAAATATCGGCTTAGATACCACAACGTGGGGTCCTATTATCGTTCATTTGATGACTGAAATTGGACGCATCCACACACAGCGACTACGTACGGGACCTCCAAGACCACAGGGAAGTTCCGGTGTTACACGACTTTCTCTACTTTCTAGAGAGCAAATTCATGGCTTATGAAACCATGAAACGCGCCAAAAAGGATGTCACCACCCAACAGAAGCAAGCATCCGTGAAACCCTTTAGTAAGGAATATCAAACCAAGAAGCCTAACTACAATAACTTTAACTATTTCAAGAATAACTTCAAAACATACCATGCAACACACGGTCAATGTCCACTTTGCGAAGGGGGGCACTCGCTGAGACAATGTCAGAAGTTTGTTGACCTGGATATACCGCAACGCAACAACATGGTTGCGAAACTAAAGGTCTGCAAAAACTGTTTGTCCGATCACGGGGACAGGGAATGCAGATCTCAAAATACGTGCAAAGAATGTAACATGAAACATCAttcattattgcacaataatAACATGAAGAAACAAATAACTtctaaatatacaaaatttcaattcGGGCCAAAGCCATCAACTTCCACTCAACAACCAACGAGCCATCATATAGCAACAAATGAGGTAGAAGTCCTGCTAACTACGGTTCAGCTTCAACTTCAAGCAAGCAACGGGACATTTACAACGCTACGCGCATTACTAGATCAAGGCTCTCAGCTAAATCTCATAACTGAAAATGCCGCACAATTACTAAACCTACCCAGGAAGAAGCTAAATGGGACTATAACTGGAATCGGGACCTTAACCTGCAAAGGAAAAGCAGAGCTTAAGGGCAAGTCCTTGCATTCCGATTATACATTTCAAACAAAAGCATTTATCGTCCGCAAAATAACTAGGAACTTACCTAACCCCACATTCAAGAAAGCAGACTGGCCGCacatacaaaacttaaaactagcGGACCCTGACTTCGACGTGTCGCGCCCCATAGACCTGCTACTCGGGGCCCACGTTTACGCTGACGCCCTCATGAACGGGCTAATAAAAGCTGGTAAAAGGGCTCCAATTGCCCAACAAACCCAGCTAGGTTGGATTATCAGTGGAAGCCTGACAACTCCCACCTCACCCAGCTGCCACGCA
Protein-coding regions in this window:
- the LOC133525218 gene encoding uncharacterized protein LOC133525218, producing the protein MSKLLQQQACFESIKSLCANYKKDSADRKTRDYLNKRLANLDALWDKFESQHEVLETEIEDKNITYFQEDIHTKTKNMYDVTKADMLNLIHKLTEANSSVQFDLTERLEGTETGTSNVIQLLSKQECNFKAIDRAMSKIAIAPNNEKWELEDNLNILKSKWTDIDKQHWEIDGLLKGAHETYYNIFTDIENSDYVRDLQDHREVPVLHDFLYFLESKFMAYETMKRAKKDVTTQQKQASVKPFSKEYQTKKPNYNNFNYFKNNFKTYHATHGQCPLCEGGHSLRQCQKFVDLDIPQRNNMVAKLKVCKNCLSDHGDRECRSQNTCKECNMKHHSLLHNNNMKKQITSKYTKFQFGPKPSTSTQQPTSHHIATNEVEVLLTTVQLQLQASNGTFTTLRALLDQGSQLNLITENAAQLLNLPRKKLNGTITGIGTLTCKGKAELKGKSLHSDYTFQTKAFIVRKITRNLPNPTFKKADWPHIQNLKLADPDFDVSRPIDLLLGAHVYADALMNGLIKAGKRAPIAQQTQLGWIISGSLTTPTSPSCHAALTNMDELTKFWENEDISQNDADRSTDDKCEDYYQQTVKRGPVGKYIMKMPLSAKYEKKLGNSKQIAISQFLQLERKLQRQPKLAQMYREFMKEYSDLQHMKPSNSSSAQDCYLPHHGVLRAKASTTKLRVVYNASQKTSSGYSLNSLQEKGPNLQRDIQALILKWRSYKYAFCADVQMMYRCIWISEDQQHLQKIIWRNSPSEKLQEYQLCTVTYGQKCAGWLATRTLKQLAIDDGHKHPEAAETLNNEFYVDDLISGRNAIEEAKELQSSLISLLKGGGFSDASEKAFACVIYTRVKDDNGKPRTTLLAAKTRVAPISQKTTLPKLELCGTLLLAQLMKKVLEAYKDYDVNIQAFCDSQVTLAWLQGDESRWEKYVANRVVKVTQIIPADKWNYIRSEDNPSDCASRGVYPSKLVNLTLWWHGPSLPETNLENELQTSTCHFTTNIGLAENEETTQMTNQNNWLGDNSNSAP